A window from Primulina huaijiensis isolate GDHJ02 chromosome 13, ASM1229523v2, whole genome shotgun sequence encodes these proteins:
- the LOC140991078 gene encoding uncharacterized protein, translating into MSINAHHQNLVSSSCSNLQSSVKPIRAYYFNGKISRLDNLIINRCYTRKKHHKRNLHGDNSKFSPSCRFPDFRKHSRIFHKLRRMDCLLPFASADDGVTVNGSSQARTGDDVEEMRYKLNQSLQDEDYNTGLVQLLHDSARIFELAITEQSSLSKISWFSTTWLGVDKNAWAKVLSYQASVYSLLRAANEISSRGDGRDRDINVFVQRSLSRQSAPLENVIREKLLAKQAAVFDWFWSEQVPNVVTSFVGYFENDIRFDAATAVYRKDLSSNAGNSNDISLLMLALTCIASIAKLGPTKVSCAQFFSVIPDISGRLMDMLVEFVPVRQAYNSIKEIGLHREFLVHFGPRAASYRMKNEFDAEETIFWVGLVQKQLQRAIDRERIWSRLTTCESIEVLKRDLAVFGFFIALGRSTQSFLFANGFGNMDESIEGLIRFLIGGSVLYYPQLSAISSYQLYVEVVCEELDWLPFYPSSSTSKPTFENKHKDSPPNTEAIPVVLDVCSHWIQSFIKYSKWLENPSNVKATRFLSKGHKKLKACMEELGIQKIVEWENSLVVKESESFDKALESVEGALLRLEELLQELHVSSSSSGKEHLKAACSDLERIRRLKKEAEFLEASFRAKEASLQQVYAEILYGCWPTKFFLKYGYKCFLCAIGMFAPRMDHTIWSRWYIFRLFQGFRFWNESFWIEAKPKIGIFLLLIKWLVYE; encoded by the exons ATGTCAATCAACGCGCACCACCAGAATCTTGTCTCTTCCAG CTGTTCAAATTTACAGTCTTCAGTCAAACCCATTAGAGCTTATTATTTCAATGGAAAGATCTCCAGATTGGATAACCTTATAATTAATCGTTGTTACACGAGGAAGAAACATCACAAAAGGAATTTACATGGGGATAATAGCAAATTCAGTCCTAGCTGCAGGTTCCCAGATTTTAGAAAACATTCTAGAATCTTTCATAAATTAAGAAGGATGGATTGTCTTCTGCCTTTTGCTTCTGCTGATGATGGCGTGACTGTCAATGGAAGTTCCCAAGCGAGAACCGGCGATGATGTTGAGGAAATGAGATATAAACTGAATCAGTCCTTGCAGGATGAAGACTACAACACTGGACTTGTTCAGTTATTACATGATTCTGCGAGGATATTTGAACTTGCTATCACAGAACAAAGCTCTTTATCAAAGATATCTTGGTTCTCAACTACTTGGCTTGGTGTTGACAAAAATGCTTGGGCTAAGGTTCTATCTTATCAG GCATCTGTGTATTCACTTCTTCGTGCAGCTAATGAGATTTCATCTCGAGGAGATGGTAGAGACAGAGATATCAATGTTTTTGTCCAAAGAAG CTTATCTCGTCAATCCGCTCCTTTAGAGAATGTAATTAGAGAGAAGTTGTTAGCCAAACAAGCTGCAGTTTTTGACTGGTTCTGGTCGGAGCAAGTACCAAATGTGGTGACAAGTtttgttggttattttgaaaatgatatACGCTTTGATGCTGCTACTGCAGT GTACAGGAAAGACTTATCCTCAAATGCAGGCAATTCAAATGACATATCCCTTCTCATGCTTGCACTTACTTGCATTGCATCAATTGCAAAACTTGGACCAACAAAGGTTTCTTGTGCTCAATTCTTTTCGGTTATTCCTGACATAAGTGGTAGATTGATGGACATGTTGGTTGAATTCGTCCCTGTTCGCCAAGCTTATAATTCAATAAAGGAAATTGGCCTGCATAGAGAATTTCTTGTTCATTTTGGCCCTCGAGCTGCATCTTATAGAATGAAAAATGAGTTCGATGCTGAAGAGACCATATTTTGGGTGGGTCTAGTACAAAAGCAGCTGCAGCGAGCTATAGATCGGGAGAGAATTTGGTCCAGACTCACTACCTGTGAAAGTATTGAG GTTTTGAAGAGGGATTTGGCCGTGTTTGGGTTCTTCATTGCATTAGGAAGAAGCACACAGTCATTTCTATTTGCTAATGGATTTGGAAACATGGATGAATCTATTGAAGGATTAATACG ATTTCTCATTGGTGGCAGTGTTTTATACTATCCTCAGCTGTCAGCAATAAGTTCTTATCAACTATATGTTGAG GTTGTGTGTGAAGAGCTGGACTGGCTTCCTTTTTATCCTAGCAGCAGTACCTCCAAACCCACCTTCGAAAACAAACATAAAGACAGTCCACCAAATACCGAAGCTATTCCCGTAGTATTAGATGTATGCTCTCACTGGATCCAGAGCTTTATTAAGTACAGTAAATGGTTGGAGAATCCATCTAACGTTAAGGCAACGAGATTTCTCTCCAAAGG GCATAAGAAGTTAAAAGCATGTATGGAAGAACTGGGAATACAGAA AATTGTTGAATGGGAGAATTCACTGGTTGTCAAGGaatctgaatcatttgataag GCATTGGAGAGCGTCGAAGGAGCTCTTTTACGGCTTGAAGAATTACTCCAGGAGTTGCATGTGTCAAGCTCTAGTTCTGGAAAGGAGCATTTGAAAGCTGCATGTTCAGACCTTGAAAGGATTCGGAGACTGAAGAAAGAGGCTGAATTTCTTGAGGCATCTTTTAGGGCCAAGGAAGCTTCTCTTCAGCAGGTATATGCTGAAATCCTCTATGGGTGTTGGCccaccaaattttttttgaaatacgGCTATAAATGCTTCCTCTGTGCCATTGGTATGTTTGCCCCAAGAATGGATCACACAATTTGGTCCAGATGGTATATTTTTCGCTTATTTCAAGGATTTCGGTTTTGGAATGAAAGCTTTTGGATAGAGGCAAAGCCTAAAATTGGGATATTCCTTCTTTTGATTAAATGGCTGGTCTATGAATAA
- the LOC140956274 gene encoding sorting nexin 1-like isoform X2, with translation MIAVQRSGSDSMSPSSRSPSGPYLTVSVSDPAKMGSGVQAYISYKVITKTNFPEYDGPEKIVIRRYSDFVWLKDRLFEKYKGVFIPPLPEKSTVEKFRFSAEFIEMRRQALHVFVNRIAAHRELQQSEDLRIFLQADEQTMERARSQETGIFKKKPTDFMQIFKDVQSKVSDVVLGKEKPVEESNPEYEKLKNYVFQLEDQLAETQKHAYRLVKRHRELGQFLSDFGKAFKLLGDCEGNGLGKSFSEFGAKSEILSIKLQREAQHLLMNFEEPLKDYVRAVQSIKATMTERANAFRHHCQLAEAIKFKEIDMNKLRLTRSEKLMEAEREYEQLKADGVEATGKFERIVRTMNEEIVRFQEQKTLDMGLAFHEFAKGQASLANGIADGWRSLLPKLESLSSS, from the exons ATGATCGCTGTG CAGAGAAGTGGATCGGATTCGATGTCGCCTAGCTCCAGATCCCCATCAGGTCCGTATTTGACTGTATCGGTTTCCGATCCGGCTAAAATGGGGAGCGGAGTTCAGGCCTACATCTCCTACAAAGTTATTACCAAG ACAAATTTTCCCGAATATGATGGACCTGAGAAAATTGTTATTCGACGATATAGTGATTTTGTTTGGTTAAAAGACCGCCTTTTTGAAAAGTACAAGGGTGTCTTCATCCCTCCTCTTCCGGAGAAGAGCACTGTAG AGAAGTTCAGATTTAGTGCAGAGTTTATTGAAATGAGACGTCAAGCGCTACACGTGTTTGTCAACCGGATAGCAGCACATCGTGAGCTTCAGCAGAGTGAGGATTTAAGAATCTTTTTACAGGCAGATGAACAG ACTATGGAAAGAGCAAGATCACAGGAAACCGGCATTTTTAAGAAGAAGCCAACAGATTTTATGCAAATTTTCAAG GATGTACAATCTAAAGTGAGTGATGTTGTACTTGGAAAGGAGAAACCAGTTGAAGAATCTAATCCAGAGTATGAAAAACTGAAGAATTACGTATTTCAGCTTGAAGACCAGTTAGCTGAAACCCAAAAGCATGCATACCGTCTAGTAAAGAGGCATAgag AGTTGGGACAGTTCTTGTCTGATTTTGGGAAGGCATTCAAGCTACTAGGAGACTGCGAAGGAAATGGGCTTGGTAAATCATTTTCTGAATTTGGGGCAAAATCAGAGATATTATCGATTAAGCTGCAGAGAGAG GCTCAGCATCTCTTGATGAATTTTGAAGAACCTTTAAAAGATTATGTTCGAGCAGTGCAGTCTATAAAG GCAACTATGACAGAGAGAGCAAATGCTTTCCGGCACCATTGTCAACTAGCTGAGGCAATCAAGTTTAAGGAAATAGATAT GAACAAGCTCAGACTAACAAGATCGGAGAAATTGATGGAAGCAGAGCGTGAATACGAGCAG CTGAAAGCTGATGGTGTAGAGGCAACAGGAAAATTCGAAAGAATTGTGAGGACTATGAACGAAGAAATTGTTCGGTTTCAAGAACAAAAAACCTTAGACATGGGTCTGGCATTCCATGAATTCGCCAAGGGTCAGGCAAGCCTGGCTAATGGTATCGCTGATGGCTGGCGAAGCCTTCTGCCCAAGCTCGAATCTCTCTCGTCTTCCTAA
- the LOC140956274 gene encoding sorting nexin 1-like isoform X1, with product MLNRCNAQQRSGSDSMSPSSRSPSGPYLTVSVSDPAKMGSGVQAYISYKVITKTNFPEYDGPEKIVIRRYSDFVWLKDRLFEKYKGVFIPPLPEKSTVEKFRFSAEFIEMRRQALHVFVNRIAAHRELQQSEDLRIFLQADEQTMERARSQETGIFKKKPTDFMQIFKDVQSKVSDVVLGKEKPVEESNPEYEKLKNYVFQLEDQLAETQKHAYRLVKRHRELGQFLSDFGKAFKLLGDCEGNGLGKSFSEFGAKSEILSIKLQREAQHLLMNFEEPLKDYVRAVQSIKATMTERANAFRHHCQLAEAIKFKEIDMNKLRLTRSEKLMEAEREYEQLKADGVEATGKFERIVRTMNEEIVRFQEQKTLDMGLAFHEFAKGQASLANGIADGWRSLLPKLESLSSS from the exons ATGTTAAATCGGTGTAATGCGCAGCAGAGAAGTGGATCGGATTCGATGTCGCCTAGCTCCAGATCCCCATCAGGTCCGTATTTGACTGTATCGGTTTCCGATCCGGCTAAAATGGGGAGCGGAGTTCAGGCCTACATCTCCTACAAAGTTATTACCAAG ACAAATTTTCCCGAATATGATGGACCTGAGAAAATTGTTATTCGACGATATAGTGATTTTGTTTGGTTAAAAGACCGCCTTTTTGAAAAGTACAAGGGTGTCTTCATCCCTCCTCTTCCGGAGAAGAGCACTGTAG AGAAGTTCAGATTTAGTGCAGAGTTTATTGAAATGAGACGTCAAGCGCTACACGTGTTTGTCAACCGGATAGCAGCACATCGTGAGCTTCAGCAGAGTGAGGATTTAAGAATCTTTTTACAGGCAGATGAACAG ACTATGGAAAGAGCAAGATCACAGGAAACCGGCATTTTTAAGAAGAAGCCAACAGATTTTATGCAAATTTTCAAG GATGTACAATCTAAAGTGAGTGATGTTGTACTTGGAAAGGAGAAACCAGTTGAAGAATCTAATCCAGAGTATGAAAAACTGAAGAATTACGTATTTCAGCTTGAAGACCAGTTAGCTGAAACCCAAAAGCATGCATACCGTCTAGTAAAGAGGCATAgag AGTTGGGACAGTTCTTGTCTGATTTTGGGAAGGCATTCAAGCTACTAGGAGACTGCGAAGGAAATGGGCTTGGTAAATCATTTTCTGAATTTGGGGCAAAATCAGAGATATTATCGATTAAGCTGCAGAGAGAG GCTCAGCATCTCTTGATGAATTTTGAAGAACCTTTAAAAGATTATGTTCGAGCAGTGCAGTCTATAAAG GCAACTATGACAGAGAGAGCAAATGCTTTCCGGCACCATTGTCAACTAGCTGAGGCAATCAAGTTTAAGGAAATAGATAT GAACAAGCTCAGACTAACAAGATCGGAGAAATTGATGGAAGCAGAGCGTGAATACGAGCAG CTGAAAGCTGATGGTGTAGAGGCAACAGGAAAATTCGAAAGAATTGTGAGGACTATGAACGAAGAAATTGTTCGGTTTCAAGAACAAAAAACCTTAGACATGGGTCTGGCATTCCATGAATTCGCCAAGGGTCAGGCAAGCCTGGCTAATGGTATCGCTGATGGCTGGCGAAGCCTTCTGCCCAAGCTCGAATCTCTCTCGTCTTCCTAA
- the LOC140956401 gene encoding mitochondrial fission protein ELM1-like isoform X1, translating into MHTIRRAIVIGNGFAGAENQCIGLVQALGLSNRFTLYRVTRPRGGINDRLHWLPVSVHKQLEHKFKRISAFLRLQGKRMMPFPGEGKDVLEADAKHIAKVIQETFRRDGPTLVIASGRDTIAVASSIKLLVPEIVFLIQIQHPRSRLHRFDLVITPWHDYYPLTPEAQKQIPWFLRMWVTPRQPPDKRVILTVGALHRFNSVVLRGAASAWQDEMAHLPKPLLVVSVGGPTGRCRYGADLAKQLIASLKIVLPTCGSVRISFSRRTPKTVSDMLMTEFANHPKVFVWTGEGPNPHMGHLAWADAFVITADSVSMLSEACSTGKPVYVLGAERCTWKFADFHESLQCRGAVRPFTGQENISEKWDYPPLRDTENAADGVIKALAERGWRLMPVLDLETEERNRVSGLHI; encoded by the exons ATGCACACAATCAGGAGAGCGATTGTGATCGGAAACGGCTTTGCTGGGGCAGAAAATCAGTGCATTGGATTGGTTCAAGCTCTGGGTCTCTCCAATAGATTCACTTTATAT CGTGTTACTAGGCCGAGAGGAGGGATAAATGACAGACTTCACTGGTTGCCAGTTTCTGTGCATAAACAATTAGAGCACAAGTTTAAGCGTATCAGTGCTTTCTTACGTTTGCAAGGGAAGAGGATGATGCCTTTTCCAGGAGAAGGGAAAG ATGTCCTGGAAGCAGATGCGAAGCACATTGCTAAAGTTATTCAGGAAACATTTAGAAG GGATGGCCCAACCTTGGTGATCGCATCAGGTCGTGATACAATCGCGGTTGCAAGTTCCATTAAACTATTAGTTCCTGAAATTGTTTTTCTCATTCAG ATACAACATCCAAGGTCTCGTCTGCACCGATTTGATCTTGTGATTACACCTTGGCATGATTATTATCCCTTAACGCCTGAGGCACAGAAGCAGATACCTTGGTTTCTAAGAATGTGGGTCACACCTCGTCAACCTCCGGATAAACGTGTG ATCCTCACTGTGGGTGCTCTTCATCGCTTCAATTCTGTAGTGTTGAGAGGTGCAGCTTCAGCTTGGCAAGATGAGATGGCACACCTGCCTAAACCCTTGCTTGTTGTATCCGTTGGAGGGCCCACTG GTCGTTGCAGATACGGTGCAGACCTTGCAAAGCAACTAATAGCCTCACTGAAGATCGTCCTTCCAACTTGTGGAAGCGTCAGAATATCATTTTCTCGCCGGACACCCAAGACT GTATCTGACATGCTTATGACTGAATTTGCTAACCATCCAAAAGTCTTCGTTTGGACTGGTGAAG GTCCAAATCCACACATGGGACATCTGGCTTGGGCTGATGCTTTTGTCATAACAGCTGATTCAGTGAGTATGTTGAGTGAGGCCTGCAGCACCGG GAAGCCTGTGTATGTCCTTGGAGCTGAGAGGTGCACTTGGAAATTTGCAGATTTTCACGAGTCTCTGCAATGTAGAGGAGCTGTTCGGCCATTCACTGGTCAAGAAAAT ATTTCTGAGAAATGGGACTACCCACCACTGCGTGATACTGAAAATGCAGCCGACGGAGTGATTAAGGCGCTTGCCGAACGTGGGTGGCGATTGATGCCTGTTTTGGATCTAGAAACTGAAGAAAGGAATAGAGTATCAGGTTTACATATCTAG
- the LOC140956274 gene encoding sorting nexin 1-like isoform X3, which produces MIAVRSGSDSMSPSSRSPSGPYLTVSVSDPAKMGSGVQAYISYKVITKTNFPEYDGPEKIVIRRYSDFVWLKDRLFEKYKGVFIPPLPEKSTVEKFRFSAEFIEMRRQALHVFVNRIAAHRELQQSEDLRIFLQADEQTMERARSQETGIFKKKPTDFMQIFKDVQSKVSDVVLGKEKPVEESNPEYEKLKNYVFQLEDQLAETQKHAYRLVKRHRELGQFLSDFGKAFKLLGDCEGNGLGKSFSEFGAKSEILSIKLQREAQHLLMNFEEPLKDYVRAVQSIKATMTERANAFRHHCQLAEAIKFKEIDMNKLRLTRSEKLMEAEREYEQLKADGVEATGKFERIVRTMNEEIVRFQEQKTLDMGLAFHEFAKGQASLANGIADGWRSLLPKLESLSSS; this is translated from the exons ATGATCGCTGTG AGAAGTGGATCGGATTCGATGTCGCCTAGCTCCAGATCCCCATCAGGTCCGTATTTGACTGTATCGGTTTCCGATCCGGCTAAAATGGGGAGCGGAGTTCAGGCCTACATCTCCTACAAAGTTATTACCAAG ACAAATTTTCCCGAATATGATGGACCTGAGAAAATTGTTATTCGACGATATAGTGATTTTGTTTGGTTAAAAGACCGCCTTTTTGAAAAGTACAAGGGTGTCTTCATCCCTCCTCTTCCGGAGAAGAGCACTGTAG AGAAGTTCAGATTTAGTGCAGAGTTTATTGAAATGAGACGTCAAGCGCTACACGTGTTTGTCAACCGGATAGCAGCACATCGTGAGCTTCAGCAGAGTGAGGATTTAAGAATCTTTTTACAGGCAGATGAACAG ACTATGGAAAGAGCAAGATCACAGGAAACCGGCATTTTTAAGAAGAAGCCAACAGATTTTATGCAAATTTTCAAG GATGTACAATCTAAAGTGAGTGATGTTGTACTTGGAAAGGAGAAACCAGTTGAAGAATCTAATCCAGAGTATGAAAAACTGAAGAATTACGTATTTCAGCTTGAAGACCAGTTAGCTGAAACCCAAAAGCATGCATACCGTCTAGTAAAGAGGCATAgag AGTTGGGACAGTTCTTGTCTGATTTTGGGAAGGCATTCAAGCTACTAGGAGACTGCGAAGGAAATGGGCTTGGTAAATCATTTTCTGAATTTGGGGCAAAATCAGAGATATTATCGATTAAGCTGCAGAGAGAG GCTCAGCATCTCTTGATGAATTTTGAAGAACCTTTAAAAGATTATGTTCGAGCAGTGCAGTCTATAAAG GCAACTATGACAGAGAGAGCAAATGCTTTCCGGCACCATTGTCAACTAGCTGAGGCAATCAAGTTTAAGGAAATAGATAT GAACAAGCTCAGACTAACAAGATCGGAGAAATTGATGGAAGCAGAGCGTGAATACGAGCAG CTGAAAGCTGATGGTGTAGAGGCAACAGGAAAATTCGAAAGAATTGTGAGGACTATGAACGAAGAAATTGTTCGGTTTCAAGAACAAAAAACCTTAGACATGGGTCTGGCATTCCATGAATTCGCCAAGGGTCAGGCAAGCCTGGCTAATGGTATCGCTGATGGCTGGCGAAGCCTTCTGCCCAAGCTCGAATCTCTCTCGTCTTCCTAA
- the LOC140956401 gene encoding mitochondrial fission protein ELM1-like isoform X2: MDISINFLSCGFFIGLGSDVLEADAKHIAKVIQETFRRDGPTLVIASGRDTIAVASSIKLLVPEIVFLIQIQHPRSRLHRFDLVITPWHDYYPLTPEAQKQIPWFLRMWVTPRQPPDKRVILTVGALHRFNSVVLRGAASAWQDEMAHLPKPLLVVSVGGPTGRCRYGADLAKQLIASLKIVLPTCGSVRISFSRRTPKTVSDMLMTEFANHPKVFVWTGEGPNPHMGHLAWADAFVITADSVSMLSEACSTGKPVYVLGAERCTWKFADFHESLQCRGAVRPFTGQENISEKWDYPPLRDTENAADGVIKALAERGWRLMPVLDLETEERNRVSGLHI; the protein is encoded by the exons ATGGATATCTCTATCAACTTCTTATCCTGTGGATTTTTTATTGGTTTGGGATCAGATGTCCTGGAAGCAGATGCGAAGCACATTGCTAAAGTTATTCAGGAAACATTTAGAAG GGATGGCCCAACCTTGGTGATCGCATCAGGTCGTGATACAATCGCGGTTGCAAGTTCCATTAAACTATTAGTTCCTGAAATTGTTTTTCTCATTCAG ATACAACATCCAAGGTCTCGTCTGCACCGATTTGATCTTGTGATTACACCTTGGCATGATTATTATCCCTTAACGCCTGAGGCACAGAAGCAGATACCTTGGTTTCTAAGAATGTGGGTCACACCTCGTCAACCTCCGGATAAACGTGTG ATCCTCACTGTGGGTGCTCTTCATCGCTTCAATTCTGTAGTGTTGAGAGGTGCAGCTTCAGCTTGGCAAGATGAGATGGCACACCTGCCTAAACCCTTGCTTGTTGTATCCGTTGGAGGGCCCACTG GTCGTTGCAGATACGGTGCAGACCTTGCAAAGCAACTAATAGCCTCACTGAAGATCGTCCTTCCAACTTGTGGAAGCGTCAGAATATCATTTTCTCGCCGGACACCCAAGACT GTATCTGACATGCTTATGACTGAATTTGCTAACCATCCAAAAGTCTTCGTTTGGACTGGTGAAG GTCCAAATCCACACATGGGACATCTGGCTTGGGCTGATGCTTTTGTCATAACAGCTGATTCAGTGAGTATGTTGAGTGAGGCCTGCAGCACCGG GAAGCCTGTGTATGTCCTTGGAGCTGAGAGGTGCACTTGGAAATTTGCAGATTTTCACGAGTCTCTGCAATGTAGAGGAGCTGTTCGGCCATTCACTGGTCAAGAAAAT ATTTCTGAGAAATGGGACTACCCACCACTGCGTGATACTGAAAATGCAGCCGACGGAGTGATTAAGGCGCTTGCCGAACGTGGGTGGCGATTGATGCCTGTTTTGGATCTAGAAACTGAAGAAAGGAATAGAGTATCAGGTTTACATATCTAG
- the LOC140991309 gene encoding protein FAR1-RELATED SEQUENCE 5-like: MEGTSGDEQSYIPQVGDDQKPTIGMRFDSIEDTFSFYNQYARKSGFSARISNSKKSKQTNEVIWKKFVCFKEGQTDDIRWSKQAKNDRPRKERARGETRTGCKSRLSIVKEQTGLGWVVSTFTESHNHPLSTPSKVHLLRSHCSISASKKALSQQFAEANVPTCQQMRLFEIESGGPEHVGCLESDMRSYEKSVRDEHKGIDAETLIDLFESEKEKSSIFFFDYETGSDNIFTRCFWADPMSRRAYNAFGDVVVFDTTYNTNKYGMIFAPFVGVNHHHQTIVFGCGFLSDEKTESFVWLLNKFLEAMCKGAPNLIITDQDPAMSKVIAQVWPQTAHRYCLWHILNKFPEKLNPMIFRDHYQIIKNVIVHSSTSDEFESSWEYVMHCANLEHHEWLSLMYELRYKWVPAYFNHVFSAGMSSSQRSESSNAFFKRYVSSKNSLMDFIIRFNKALRHQRHNELVADHVDMNERPKIQSNWPMESQMVNVYTKKKWLEFQKEISQSHGYYVQPESVGTEFGVYKVMNFQGSSLKPRMLTHAIQGDYISCSCMKFQFEGIPCRHMLAFFCINQVFHLPDKYILKRWTQDAKNVALFPMDEQNVMDDPKRCLMSRHLRLSYKSSALVDVASLTVEGTNFLYAQFDYIGSKMKEMNIDTTLSGGSQSRRATDGTIGIINPSDIRTKGCGKRLKSSKEKSTSKGRLCRGCGLRGVLHDKRNCPNLQDGSNINIQNQDDSADEDDFGSIDGSNNWN, encoded by the exons ATGGAAGGAACTAGTGGAGATGAACAATCATATATACCCCAAGTAGGGGATGATCAGAAGCCAACGATTGGTATGAGATTTGATTCAATAGAGGATACATTCTCATTCTATAACCAATACGCACGAAAATCCGGTTTCAGTGCGAGAATAAGTAACAGCAAGAAAAGTAAGCAAACAAACGAAgttatttggaaaaaatttgTATGCTTTAAAGAAGGGCAAACAGATGACATTCGATGGAGTAAACAAGCAAAAAATGATCGACCTAGAAAGGAAAGAGCGCGTGGCGAGACTAGAACCGGGTGTAAGTCCAGGCTTTCAATTGTGAAGGAACAAACAGGTCTTGGTTGGGTTGTCAGTACATTCACGGAAAGTCATAATCATCCATTGTCGACTCCTTCAAAGGTACATTTGTTACGCTCACATTGTAGTATTTCTGCATCAAAAAAAGCCCTAAGTCAACAATTTGCAGAAGCCAATGTGCCAACTTGTCAACAAATGAGATTATTTGAGATAGAGTCTGGAGGGCCTGAGCATGTAGGTTGCTTAGAGAGTGATATGAGAAGCTATGAGAAAAGTGTCAGGGATGAGCATAAGGGTATCGATGCAGAGACATTGATTGATTTATTCGAATCTGAGAAAGAAAAGAGTTCAATATTCTTTTTTGATTATGAGACTGGTTCAGACAACATATTTACCAGGTGTTTTTGGGCTGATCCTATGTCAAGGAGAGCATATAATGCCTTTGGTGATGTAGTTGTGTTTGATACGACGTATAACACCAACAAATATGGGATGATTTTCGCACCATTTGTTGGGgttaatcatcatcatcaaacCATTGTTTTTGGTTGTGGATTCTTGAGTGACGAGAAAACTGAATCTTTTGTTTGGTTGCTTAATAAGTTCTTAGAAGCCATGTGTAAAGGTGCACCAAATTTGATAATTACTGACCAGGATCCTGCCATGTCGAAAGTCATAGCACAAGTTTGGCCTCAAACAGCACACCGTTATTGTCTGTGGCACATACTGAACAAATTCCCAGAAAAATTAAACCCAATGATTTTCCGTGACCATTATCAAATCATAAAGAATGTCATTGTGCATTCTTCAACATCTGATGAATTTGAGAGCTCATGGGAATATGTTATGCATTGTGCTAACTTAGAACATCACGAGTGGCTCTCATTGATGTATGAGTTGCGATATAAGTGGGTGCCAGCTTATTTTAATCATGTATTCTCTGCAGGGATGTCAAGTAGCCAGCGATCTGAAAGTTCAAATGCCTTTTTCAAGAGGTATGTATCTAGCAAAAACTCATTGATGGATTTTATTATCCGTTTCAATAAGGCACTCCGACACCAAAGACACAATGAGTTAGTTGCAGATCATGTTGATATGAATGAGCGTCCCAAGATTCAGTCAAACTGGCCAATGGAATCTCAGATGGTTAATGTGTACACGAAGAAGAAATGGTTGGAGTTTCAAAAGGAAATCAGTCAGAGTCATGGTTATTACGTGCAACCAGAATCTGTGGGAACTGAGTTTGGGGTTTACAAGGTGATGAATTTCCAAGGTTCTTCTTTGAAACCAAGAATGCTTACTCATGCCATTCAAGGAGATTATATATCTTGCAGTTGtatgaaatttcagtttgagggaATCCCGTGCAGGCATATGTTAGCatttttttgtataaatcaaGTTTTTCATTTGCCTGATAAGTACATTCTAAAACGTTGGACTCAAGATGCCAAAAATGTTGCATTATTTCCTATGGACGAGCAAAATGTGATGGACGACCCAAAAAGGTGTTTGATGTCAAGACATTTGAGGTTATCCTACAAATCTTCTGCATTAGTTGATGTTGCATCGTTGACTGTTGAGGGAACAAACTTCTTGTATGCACAATTTGATTATATTGGCAGTAAAATGAAGGAGATGAATATTGATACAACATTAAGCGGTGGAAGTCAAAGTAGAAGAGCCACAGACGGGACCATTGGTATCATTAATCCGTCTGATATCAGAACAAAAGGGTGTGGGAAGAGATTAAAATCGTCGAAGGAGAAGTCGACCTCAAAGGGAAGACTGTGTCGTGGATGTGGGCTTCGAGGTGTGCTACATGACAAGCGCAACTGTCCAAATTTGCAAGACGG gtcaaatattaatattcaaaacCAAGATGACAGCGCAGATGAAGATGATTTTGGATCGATAGATG gTTCTAATAACTGGAATTAA